A genomic region of Marinobacter sp. NP-4(2019) contains the following coding sequences:
- a CDS encoding patatin-like phospholipase family protein — translation MAHVGVLRVLEEMRIPVDLVVGTSAGSAVGALYASGMPVDEIEQRFIDLDWVSSFRDDPGRAYKPVRRKQEDWRFPVVPGIGVRLDGLHLGGGIIAGQNLGFILNELTRNAALVEDFDQLAIPFRAVATDLETGEQVVIGSGNLSEAIRASMSIPGVYAPVKLDGRLLVDGGIANNLPVTVAREMGADIVIAVDITDPLLKAEDLQEAFSVVGQLTTMMTRMNTDNQLAQLREQDVLIRPDLEGRTSADFYDAPILFELGATSARSHATELRHLSVPRERWTRFRTRMNESGWSPGNIARIEVDHDSRLAGEFLRSRIRQKPGRPLDVDALENDLKRIYGLGYYETVSYSLSPSDEGTVLTIRVQEKSWGPNYLAFGLNYEDNFDGDTRFNVGSALRMTELNALGGEWRTGLQLGTEPYVRTEWFQPLDYGYERYLISGAQYARNSFSVFGDDGDRIAEVDVTFRQLDLALGMELGGNGDVRLGYSRGYATVDEQIGEPVAPSGSIHQGGLSLQLVHDSLNDIFYPQSGGFAGIRGRLEREDLGSDRHFDSLTGLGLGTGSWRGFTMTGLLYTHAVTRGEPGIENTVRLGGFRRLSAYAPGEITGENAAMVSLYASQEFGGPLLPWFAGMGFETGNAWESFDDASWNNTVRSWSVFAGVDTFLGPVQFATAYNNEDDWTAYLNIGFSFTQLFY, via the coding sequence ATGGCCCATGTTGGTGTGCTGAGGGTTCTGGAGGAAATGAGGATTCCGGTGGACCTGGTGGTGGGCACCAGTGCGGGGTCCGCAGTAGGAGCACTCTATGCTTCCGGTATGCCGGTGGACGAAATCGAGCAACGCTTTATCGATCTCGACTGGGTATCCAGTTTCCGGGATGATCCGGGCCGCGCCTACAAGCCCGTACGCCGCAAGCAGGAAGACTGGCGTTTTCCCGTTGTCCCGGGGATTGGTGTGCGGCTGGATGGTCTTCACCTGGGGGGCGGCATCATTGCCGGCCAGAACCTGGGTTTTATTCTCAACGAACTGACCCGTAACGCCGCGTTGGTGGAAGACTTTGATCAGTTGGCAATTCCCTTTCGTGCGGTGGCCACGGACCTCGAAACCGGCGAACAGGTGGTGATTGGCAGTGGCAATCTGTCCGAGGCGATCCGTGCCAGTATGAGCATCCCCGGGGTATACGCGCCGGTTAAGCTGGATGGCCGGTTGCTGGTGGATGGCGGTATTGCCAACAACCTGCCGGTTACGGTCGCCCGAGAGATGGGGGCGGACATTGTGATTGCGGTGGATATTACCGACCCTTTGCTGAAAGCCGAGGATCTGCAGGAAGCCTTCTCGGTGGTCGGGCAGTTGACCACGATGATGACGCGAATGAATACCGACAATCAATTGGCACAACTGAGAGAGCAGGATGTGCTGATTCGCCCGGACCTGGAAGGTCGGACGTCCGCTGATTTCTATGATGCACCGATCCTGTTTGAACTGGGGGCGACCAGCGCCCGTTCACATGCCACCGAGTTGCGACACCTGAGTGTGCCCCGGGAGCGCTGGACCCGTTTCAGGACGCGGATGAACGAGAGTGGGTGGTCGCCGGGGAACATTGCCCGCATTGAAGTCGATCACGATTCCCGGCTGGCAGGAGAGTTCCTGCGTTCCAGGATTCGGCAGAAACCCGGTCGCCCCCTGGATGTTGATGCCCTTGAGAACGATCTCAAGCGGATCTATGGCCTGGGCTATTACGAAACGGTTTCCTATTCCCTGTCCCCTTCCGACGAGGGAACAGTGCTGACCATTCGGGTGCAGGAAAAATCCTGGGGACCCAATTACCTGGCTTTCGGCCTGAACTACGAGGACAACTTCGACGGTGACACCCGCTTTAATGTCGGGTCTGCCCTGCGCATGACAGAACTGAATGCCCTCGGTGGCGAGTGGCGAACGGGTCTGCAGTTGGGGACCGAGCCTTATGTGCGCACGGAATGGTTCCAGCCCCTGGATTACGGTTACGAGCGATACCTGATCAGCGGTGCGCAATACGCCCGGAACAGTTTCAGTGTGTTTGGTGATGACGGTGATCGTATCGCAGAAGTGGACGTCACCTTTCGTCAGCTCGACCTGGCATTGGGCATGGAGCTGGGAGGTAATGGCGACGTCCGGCTTGGTTATTCGCGGGGCTATGCCACTGTGGATGAGCAGATTGGCGAACCGGTGGCGCCTTCCGGGTCCATCCATCAGGGTGGCCTCAGTCTTCAGCTGGTCCATGACTCCCTGAACGATATTTTCTATCCCCAGTCCGGTGGTTTTGCCGGTATCCGTGGTCGACTGGAGCGGGAAGACCTGGGATCGGACCGGCATTTTGATTCGCTGACCGGGTTGGGATTGGGTACCGGCAGTTGGCGGGGCTTTACTATGACTGGACTGCTGTACACCCATGCTGTCACCCGGGGCGAGCCCGGAATCGAGAATACGGTTCGCCTCGGCGGTTTCCGGCGGCTGTCCGCCTATGCCCCGGGTGAAATTACCGGTGAAAATGCAGCGATGGTGTCGTTGTATGCCAGCCAGGAGTTTGGTGGGCCCCTGCTGCCCTGGTTTGCCGGCATGGGCTTCGAGACAGGGAATGCCTGGGAGTCGTTCGATGACGCCAGTTGGAACAACACGGTCAGGTCCTGGAGTGTGTTCGCCGGTGTCGATACCTTTCTGGGGCCGGTTCAGTTTGCGACCGCTTACAATAACGAAGATGACTGGACCGCGTACCTGAATATCGGCTTTTCATTTACCCAGTTGTTTTACTGA
- a CDS encoding GGDEF domain-containing protein has protein sequence MASERSWKDKYLQELESSEQREQQWKAERNSLERMLVRTCLASEGQTSELDRLLIRVRKDLRKGTVNIEKWRVLQDQIDRQVALLDDRSPNTRAGNGRSSQSGTSVEALPQTGSSPNATVGDENDLADNHSQRLRIARRVGQLLGQMLSQVTLEPAAETRARQLQKSLLESDNWEVLKKGLNSVADLVIAAITRSQKEFESFLKELDERLASLRQHLQAQSSTQAGRLDASRALDREIRKELETFGRQIEAGGGLMELKRSVTMHLETIGGAVQRFREQESERDRKYSWQLETMQEKLAAVEANSEQMKKRIREERTKALTDLLTQLPNREAWQERLAFEYSRWQRYRHPVTIAVLDIDLFKRVNDSYGHKAGDRVLQMVAREFRARLRTTDFISRFGGEEFVLLLPETSAEDARGVLDALRENIAALPFHFQGEPVTITFSAGLATLEDGDTEDTLFDRADKALYAAKDAGRNQVRLSDGSEKLNAASAHPARQ, from the coding sequence ATGGCATCGGAACGGTCCTGGAAGGACAAGTATCTGCAGGAGCTTGAATCGTCAGAACAGCGGGAGCAGCAGTGGAAAGCCGAGAGGAACTCCCTCGAGCGGATGCTGGTGCGTACCTGTCTCGCCTCGGAAGGTCAGACCTCGGAACTGGACCGCTTGCTGATACGGGTCCGCAAGGACCTTCGCAAAGGCACGGTTAATATCGAAAAATGGCGGGTCCTCCAGGACCAGATAGACCGTCAGGTGGCTCTTCTGGATGACCGCTCACCGAACACCAGGGCTGGAAATGGCCGATCCTCCCAGTCCGGGACGTCGGTCGAGGCACTTCCCCAAACCGGCTCTTCCCCGAATGCCACTGTGGGTGACGAGAATGATCTGGCAGACAATCACTCCCAACGACTGCGGATTGCCCGCCGGGTCGGGCAGTTATTGGGCCAGATGTTATCCCAGGTGACCCTGGAGCCGGCGGCGGAAACCCGGGCCCGTCAGCTACAGAAATCCCTCCTGGAAAGTGACAACTGGGAGGTGTTGAAGAAGGGGCTGAACAGTGTTGCAGATCTGGTCATTGCCGCCATTACCCGCAGCCAGAAGGAGTTTGAATCGTTCCTCAAGGAACTGGACGAGCGACTGGCCTCCCTTCGTCAGCATTTGCAGGCTCAGTCCTCGACCCAGGCCGGCCGTCTGGACGCGTCCAGGGCGCTGGACCGCGAAATCCGGAAGGAGCTGGAAACGTTTGGCCGTCAGATTGAGGCAGGCGGTGGACTGATGGAGCTCAAGCGCTCCGTGACCATGCATCTGGAGACGATCGGGGGGGCTGTGCAGCGTTTCCGCGAGCAGGAGTCGGAGCGGGATAGGAAGTATTCCTGGCAACTGGAAACGATGCAGGAGAAGCTGGCAGCCGTGGAGGCCAACTCGGAGCAGATGAAGAAACGGATTCGGGAGGAACGCACCAAGGCACTCACCGATCTGTTGACACAGTTGCCCAATCGCGAAGCCTGGCAAGAGCGCCTGGCTTTCGAATACAGCCGCTGGCAGCGATACCGTCACCCGGTGACGATTGCGGTGCTGGATATCGATCTGTTCAAGCGGGTCAACGATTCATACGGCCATAAGGCCGGTGATCGAGTCCTTCAGATGGTGGCGCGGGAGTTCCGGGCGCGGCTCAGAACCACGGATTTTATTTCCCGCTTTGGAGGTGAAGAGTTTGTTTTGTTGCTACCTGAAACGTCAGCGGAAGATGCCAGGGGGGTGCTCGATGCCTTGCGGGAAAACATTGCGGCTCTGCCATTTCATTTCCAGGGCGAACCGGTAACCATTACCTTCTCGGCTGGTCTTGCCACGCTTGAGGACGGTGATACTGAAGATACGTTATTCGATCGTGCGGACAAAGCGCTGTATGCAGCCAAGGACGCAGGCAGAAACCAGGTCCGCCTTTCGGACGGCAGTGAGAAACTCAATGCCGCATCCGCGCATCCAGCTCGTCAATGA
- a CDS encoding GntR family transcriptional regulator — protein MTTFKPRETLTEQVARHIENLIAFGQLRSGERIYESAMAKQMDVSHGSIREGLLLLEKRHLVRNVPRKGAFVTELDEYFVRSLYEILELYLTHTGRKLVRQWQPADMDKLESLYTQMKASFERNDLMRFLELGIEYTQASLAYADNYFIVSAIDDLWPSAKRCAFVAFQSGGNKVLEDNLTHMEASIRAIKDRDEDRLATILRHFAEQQCHQVLEALTSHQARRGA, from the coding sequence ATGACAACATTCAAGCCCCGAGAAACCCTCACCGAACAGGTGGCCCGCCACATTGAGAACCTGATTGCCTTTGGCCAGCTACGCTCCGGCGAACGGATCTACGAGAGTGCGATGGCCAAACAGATGGATGTCAGCCATGGCTCTATCCGGGAAGGGTTGTTGCTGCTGGAAAAGCGCCACCTGGTCCGCAACGTTCCCCGCAAGGGCGCATTTGTTACGGAGCTGGACGAATACTTTGTTCGCAGCCTGTACGAGATCCTGGAGCTGTACCTGACCCATACCGGTCGCAAGCTGGTACGCCAGTGGCAACCGGCGGACATGGACAAACTGGAATCGCTGTACACACAAATGAAGGCGAGCTTCGAGCGCAACGATCTGATGCGCTTCCTGGAACTGGGCATCGAATACACCCAGGCCTCCCTCGCCTACGCAGACAACTACTTTATTGTCTCCGCCATTGACGATCTCTGGCCTTCCGCCAAACGCTGCGCCTTCGTGGCCTTCCAGAGCGGTGGCAACAAGGTGCTGGAGGATAACCTGACCCACATGGAAGCCTCCATCCGCGCCATCAAGGACCGGGACGAAGACCGGCTGGCCACGATCCTCAGACACTTTGCCGAACAGCAATGTCACCAGGTCCTGGAGGCCCTGACCAGCCACCAGGCGCGTCGCGGAGCCTGA
- a CDS encoding AraC family transcriptional regulator, translating into MNAVPAETTATPLVAASSTLALVHYLDCRGVLDRARIEAITGMTLEALQDPDLRVPADNHYQLWEYAEQVTGDPAVGLHAGQVVDPERMGLVGHVFFNCDTLGEAVTQYVRLHRLINESVTLSFEQTDELAILTWQPDSPDHYCRQDMDRTLAAALCRTRHFIHPDITAEWAEIAHPSPSYASEYEQLLGGPVAFGFATTRLAFSSRHLSHPIPHRNPYVYSAVLQQVNSLLARLQTRRTFSRKVRRLISRQMSTEKIDADTLARQCHMSRQTLYRRLKKEGLSFHDLVEQVRKDKALRYVAADQYALGEIAFLLGFSELSAFSRAFKRWTGMAPAQYRARHLAGESGQIQE; encoded by the coding sequence GTGAACGCAGTTCCGGCTGAAACAACAGCGACACCGCTGGTCGCCGCCTCCAGCACCCTGGCCCTGGTACACTACCTCGATTGTCGGGGGGTATTGGACCGGGCGCGGATTGAAGCGATCACGGGCATGACCCTGGAGGCTCTGCAGGACCCGGACCTGAGAGTACCCGCCGATAACCACTATCAGCTCTGGGAGTATGCCGAACAGGTGACCGGAGACCCGGCCGTCGGCCTCCATGCCGGGCAGGTGGTCGATCCGGAGCGCATGGGTCTGGTCGGCCACGTCTTTTTCAACTGTGACACCCTGGGGGAGGCCGTTACCCAGTATGTGCGACTGCACCGGTTGATCAACGAGTCCGTCACCCTCAGTTTCGAGCAGACCGATGAACTGGCGATTCTCACCTGGCAGCCAGACAGTCCCGACCATTACTGCCGGCAGGATATGGATCGCACCCTGGCTGCCGCACTCTGCCGTACCCGCCATTTCATCCATCCCGACATTACGGCGGAATGGGCGGAGATTGCTCACCCCAGCCCCAGTTATGCCAGCGAATACGAGCAGTTGCTGGGTGGCCCCGTCGCCTTTGGTTTCGCCACCACACGGCTGGCCTTCAGCAGCCGCCATCTGAGCCATCCAATCCCCCACCGCAACCCCTATGTGTATTCAGCGGTGTTGCAGCAGGTCAACTCCCTGCTGGCACGACTACAGACCCGTCGCACGTTCAGTCGCAAGGTACGGCGCCTGATTTCACGCCAGATGTCGACCGAGAAGATCGACGCCGACACCCTCGCCAGGCAATGTCACATGAGCCGGCAAACCCTCTACCGCCGACTCAAAAAAGAAGGCCTGAGCTTTCATGACCTGGTAGAACAGGTCCGCAAGGACAAAGCCTTGCGGTACGTGGCTGCAGATCAATACGCCCTGGGGGAAATTGCCTTCCTGCTGGGCTTTTCTGAACTCAGTGCCTTCAGCCGTGCGTTCAAACGCTGGACGGGTATGGCTCCGGCGCAATACCGGGCCCGTCACCTTGCCGGTGAGTCCGGCCAGATACAGGAATAA
- a CDS encoding DUF2789 domain-containing protein has protein sequence MDTSKHTFSTLFQQLGLASDSASIEDFISRHSPLPNEVALQDAPFWSESQAQFLEEGLEDDSDWAEIIDELDARMRH, from the coding sequence ATGGACACCAGCAAGCACACATTCAGCACACTGTTTCAGCAGCTTGGACTGGCCTCCGACAGCGCCAGCATCGAGGACTTCATCTCCAGGCACTCTCCCCTGCCAAACGAAGTTGCACTGCAGGATGCACCGTTCTGGTCAGAGAGCCAGGCCCAGTTTCTGGAGGAAGGGCTGGAAGACGATTCGGACTGGGCCGAAATCATTGACGAGCTGGATGCGCGGATGCGGCATTGA
- a CDS encoding ATP-binding protein — protein sequence MKAALQGLLFLVCVWVATPLLADPPQLSPAPVLGAKDLDWLSTQDEFQVGLSGSQIPLVFDTGDGVLAGIYIDYLERLSDKVGVEIVPVSGSTTAIAAQFDAGELDARLVARSPRQPDPEGRSVTEPLMSLTYGLFVSAGDAGIRKLSDLEGNRIALIAEDSNQYLLLDPVDSFTPVPVASIGEAVSMVLSGQADAFLGPLPVVSDYLQSAMINGIGLALLLDQQPVDVVLEVHSDNEQLLRVLDQAVEAISHNEHRTIRQSWLQTDPPTAIENGIALSSNEKDWLKRNPNLRVAFRDDWPPFEFTQDGRSSGLVPDLVSRLESQLNVRFQREETSDIVEAETRLQEGEVDILPAFNRTPRRSNDFLFTRTYLTVPVALVIRDDGRFIGDLRELRSERVGVVNRHAAHDYLLINHPDLDLYPVDNVEEGLLSLSNGDLDVMVTHIPAVSYTVARLGLSNLRITSITPYQYELSLAVSKDRPELQRILNKALGSLDAAETEAIYNRWIHLDIEQETDYTVVRRVVGIALVVVLIFLYWNRKLSREVDERIRSENALRRSEDELRAAKLEAERLAREAETASLAKSEFLANMSHEIRTPMNAVIGYSDLLSDSVTDPQQRNYLDAIRAGSRSLLMLINDILDLSRIEAGKMRLDYSAVSVRRLLGDVRHIFDLRAREQGITLEVSVDSKMPAAMMLDETRLRQVLFNLVGNAIKFTHEGGVTVRATAIPISAARQKSAAGDDGRKMYRLEVTVRDTGIGIPADQLERIFDAFEQQEGQNSRRYGGTGLGLAISRKLARMMGGELAVKSEPEKGSTFTVTLPRVEATVEQAEEEGAPEESERLLAQTLSMQERGWLREQLARDFGDEWETVRESGDPEQMRDFAKRVLAWGERFRSPSVTRYGEKLLADVEAFNLDAVNGALEAFPRLLGRE from the coding sequence GTGAAGGCCGCCTTGCAGGGTTTGTTGTTTTTAGTGTGTGTATGGGTGGCGACGCCATTATTGGCGGACCCTCCGCAGTTGTCACCGGCTCCCGTTCTCGGGGCAAAGGACCTGGATTGGCTATCGACACAGGACGAGTTTCAGGTGGGGCTGTCCGGCAGCCAGATTCCTCTGGTATTTGATACCGGAGATGGGGTGTTGGCCGGTATCTATATTGATTATCTGGAACGTCTGTCTGACAAGGTCGGGGTGGAGATAGTACCGGTTTCCGGCAGTACGACAGCGATAGCGGCGCAGTTTGATGCCGGTGAACTGGATGCCCGGCTGGTGGCCCGGAGTCCGCGGCAGCCTGACCCCGAGGGGCGGTCAGTGACCGAACCGCTGATGAGCCTGACCTACGGCTTGTTCGTCAGCGCCGGGGACGCCGGCATCCGGAAACTGTCGGATCTGGAGGGCAACCGGATAGCCCTGATCGCGGAAGACAGTAACCAGTACCTGTTGTTGGACCCGGTGGACAGCTTCACGCCGGTTCCCGTGGCGAGTATCGGTGAGGCGGTCAGTATGGTGCTGTCTGGCCAGGCCGACGCCTTTCTCGGCCCGCTTCCCGTAGTTTCCGACTATCTGCAGTCGGCAATGATTAACGGCATCGGACTGGCCCTGTTGCTGGATCAGCAACCGGTTGATGTCGTACTGGAGGTTCACTCCGACAACGAACAGCTGCTGCGGGTTCTCGATCAGGCTGTGGAGGCAATCAGTCACAATGAGCACCGCACCATACGGCAGTCATGGCTGCAGACAGATCCGCCCACCGCAATCGAAAACGGTATTGCGCTCTCCAGTAATGAGAAAGACTGGCTGAAACGCAATCCCAACTTGCGGGTCGCATTCCGGGACGATTGGCCACCGTTCGAATTTACCCAGGATGGTCGCTCTTCAGGCCTGGTGCCGGATCTGGTCTCACGACTGGAGAGCCAGTTGAATGTCCGTTTTCAGCGCGAGGAAACGTCGGATATTGTCGAGGCGGAAACACGACTTCAGGAAGGCGAGGTTGACATACTGCCGGCTTTTAACAGGACCCCTCGCCGTAGTAACGACTTCCTGTTTACCCGTACTTATCTTACTGTACCGGTTGCCCTGGTCATTCGTGACGATGGCCGATTTATCGGTGATCTTCGGGAACTCCGTTCCGAGAGGGTGGGGGTGGTGAACCGCCACGCTGCCCACGACTACCTGCTGATCAACCATCCCGATCTGGATCTGTATCCGGTGGATAACGTGGAAGAAGGGCTGCTGTCGTTGTCCAACGGCGATCTGGATGTCATGGTGACCCATATTCCGGCTGTGAGCTATACCGTGGCGCGGCTGGGATTGTCGAACCTGCGGATTACCAGCATCACACCTTACCAATATGAACTGAGTCTGGCGGTCAGCAAGGACCGCCCGGAACTCCAGCGCATTCTGAACAAGGCCTTGGGCAGCCTGGACGCGGCAGAAACCGAAGCCATCTACAACCGCTGGATCCATCTGGATATTGAACAGGAAACCGATTACACCGTGGTACGCCGGGTGGTTGGTATCGCCCTGGTCGTCGTGTTGATTTTCCTCTACTGGAACCGAAAACTCTCGCGGGAGGTGGATGAGCGTATCCGTTCCGAGAATGCGTTGCGCCGCAGTGAGGATGAACTACGAGCGGCCAAGCTTGAGGCGGAGCGGCTGGCGCGGGAAGCCGAGACTGCCAGTCTGGCCAAGAGTGAGTTTCTGGCGAATATGTCCCATGAGATTCGCACCCCAATGAATGCGGTGATCGGATACAGCGATCTTCTGAGTGACAGCGTGACAGACCCGCAGCAACGGAATTATCTGGACGCCATCCGTGCGGGCAGCAGAAGCCTGCTGATGCTGATCAATGACATTCTGGATCTGTCGAGAATCGAGGCCGGGAAAATGCGGCTGGATTATTCCGCGGTATCCGTGCGCCGGCTATTGGGCGATGTCCGTCACATCTTCGATCTCCGGGCGCGGGAACAGGGCATTACCCTGGAAGTCAGTGTGGATTCCAAGATGCCCGCCGCCATGATGCTGGACGAAACCCGTCTGCGCCAGGTGTTGTTTAACCTGGTGGGCAATGCCATCAAATTTACTCACGAAGGCGGAGTGACTGTGCGCGCCACAGCGATCCCGATCTCCGCTGCCAGGCAAAAGTCAGCAGCGGGTGATGATGGCAGGAAAATGTACCGGCTGGAGGTCACAGTCCGGGACACCGGGATCGGTATTCCGGCGGACCAGTTGGAACGGATTTTTGATGCATTCGAACAGCAGGAGGGGCAGAACAGTCGCCGCTACGGCGGTACTGGCCTCGGGCTGGCCATCAGCCGAAAACTGGCTCGGATGATGGGTGGGGAACTCGCCGTGAAAAGCGAGCCGGAAAAGGGTTCCACATTCACCGTGACATTGCCCCGTGTTGAAGCGACGGTTGAGCAGGCGGAAGAAGAAGGCGCGCCGGAAGAATCCGAGCGGTTGCTCGCCCAGACCCTGAGTATGCAGGAGCGCGGCTGGCTGCGGGAGCAGTTGGCCCGTGATTTTGGTGATGAATGGGAAACCGTCAGGGAAAGTGGCGATCCGGAGCAGATGCGGGACTTCGCAAAACGTGTACTGGCCTGGGGCGAGCGATTCCGTTCGCCGTCGGTAACCCGTTACGGTGAAAAATTACTGGCCGATGTCGAAGCTTTCAATCTTGACGCCGTAAACGGCGCTCTGGAGGCATTCCCTCGGCTCTTGGGGCGGGAGTAG
- the cls gene encoding cardiolipin synthase, with protein sequence MPETSLIAFAVGLLYLAALSCVYRILLTYRTTQGAIAWIISLIGLPYVAVPLFLLFGRNRFGGYVRARRMGDAALTDLLNRFEQQTTSLSHPASEHFGDELQVLCKLGRQPFTSNNHCTLLKDGEATFEALFDAMENARHYILLEFYIIRSDKVGQRIKSILKRKLAEGVQVWFLYDDIGSVWLPRTYLKELESAGARVASFGKGNIRRRRFQINFRNHRKLLVCDGHTGFVGGINLGDEYLGTAMDQEPWRDTHCRITGPAVTGLQLAWLEDWNWASSDFPELNWQPTLAPAGDHEVLVLPTGPADTYETCALLFLNCINNARTRIWIASPYFVPDFQIMNALQLAALRGVDVRIIIPEKSDNRLIRIAAYSYLVQACQAGVGIYRYQPGFMHQKVILVDDRYAAVGTANLDNRSMRLNFEITAITTSRTFVSEVTSMLEDDLAHCRLMTRSDYQDRSVAFRLGCRAVRLLAPLL encoded by the coding sequence ATGCCCGAAACGTCCCTGATTGCCTTTGCTGTCGGCCTGCTCTATCTGGCCGCGCTGTCCTGCGTCTATCGGATACTGCTAACCTACCGCACGACCCAGGGCGCCATTGCCTGGATCATTTCACTCATCGGTCTGCCTTACGTAGCCGTCCCCCTGTTCCTGCTGTTCGGTCGCAACCGTTTTGGGGGCTATGTCCGGGCCCGCCGCATGGGAGATGCGGCGCTGACCGACTTACTCAACCGCTTCGAACAACAAACCACCTCCCTGTCACATCCGGCCAGCGAACATTTCGGCGATGAACTGCAGGTACTGTGCAAACTGGGCCGGCAACCGTTCACCAGCAATAACCACTGCACCCTGCTGAAAGACGGCGAGGCCACCTTCGAAGCGCTCTTCGACGCCATGGAAAACGCCCGCCATTACATCCTGCTGGAGTTTTACATCATCCGTTCCGACAAAGTCGGTCAGCGGATCAAGTCCATCCTGAAACGCAAGCTGGCGGAAGGCGTGCAGGTGTGGTTCCTGTACGACGATATCGGCAGCGTCTGGCTGCCCCGAACCTACCTGAAAGAGCTGGAGAGCGCCGGTGCCCGCGTCGCGTCCTTTGGCAAAGGCAACATCCGGCGGCGGCGTTTTCAGATCAACTTCCGCAATCACCGCAAGTTGCTGGTCTGTGACGGCCACACCGGTTTCGTTGGCGGCATCAACCTCGGCGACGAATACCTCGGCACCGCGATGGATCAGGAGCCATGGCGGGATACCCACTGCCGCATTACCGGGCCGGCGGTCACCGGCCTGCAACTGGCCTGGCTGGAAGACTGGAACTGGGCCAGTAGCGATTTCCCCGAACTCAACTGGCAACCCACCCTGGCACCAGCCGGCGATCACGAGGTGTTGGTCCTGCCCACCGGACCCGCGGACACCTACGAGACCTGCGCGCTGCTGTTTCTCAACTGCATCAACAACGCTCGGACCCGCATCTGGATTGCATCGCCGTATTTTGTGCCCGACTTCCAGATTATGAACGCCCTGCAGCTGGCGGCCCTGCGAGGGGTGGATGTGCGCATTATCATTCCGGAGAAATCCGACAACCGGTTAATCCGGATCGCGGCCTACTCCTACCTTGTCCAGGCCTGCCAGGCGGGAGTCGGCATATATCGTTACCAGCCGGGATTCATGCACCAGAAAGTCATTCTGGTGGACGATCGCTATGCCGCAGTGGGCACAGCCAATCTGGACAATCGCTCCATGCGCCTGAACTTTGAAATTACCGCCATCACCACCTCCCGGACGTTCGTGTCCGAAGTAACCAGCATGCTGGAAGACGACCTGGCACACTGCCGGTTGATGACCAGAAGCGACTATCAGGACCGCTCCGTTGCTTTTCGTCTGGGCTGTCGAGCCGTACGATTACTTGCGCCCTTGCTCTGA
- a CDS encoding alpha/beta fold hydrolase yields the protein MSVELNHRITGEGAPLIILHGLFGSMDNLGGIARRLQDEWQVHALDQRNHGNSPHTDTMDYPAMAEDVIAYMDAQGLEKAAILGHSMGGKTAMQVALSAPERVDRVIVADIAPVAYKPRHDAILEGLTSLDLTAVKTRQDADSQLAEYVEMPQVRQFLLKNLVRVPEGEPEAGGGLYRWRLNLTVIEACYPNLALAPEGDGPFNGPVLFLKGEDSAYIQDKHWDEIRRLFPAAELQIIEGAGHWLHAEKTDAFEAMCRRFLKQ from the coding sequence ATGAGTGTTGAGCTGAACCATCGTATTACCGGCGAAGGCGCCCCCCTGATCATTTTGCATGGGCTGTTCGGGTCCATGGATAATCTGGGCGGTATTGCCCGGCGCCTGCAGGACGAGTGGCAGGTACATGCCCTGGATCAGCGTAACCATGGCAACTCCCCTCATACCGACACCATGGATTACCCGGCAATGGCGGAGGACGTGATTGCCTATATGGACGCCCAGGGGTTGGAGAAGGCCGCCATCCTTGGCCACTCCATGGGTGGCAAAACCGCCATGCAGGTGGCGCTGTCGGCGCCGGAGCGGGTGGACAGGGTGATCGTGGCGGACATCGCTCCTGTGGCCTATAAGCCCCGCCACGATGCCATTCTGGAGGGACTTACCTCCCTTGACCTGACCGCCGTCAAAACCCGCCAGGATGCAGACAGTCAGCTGGCGGAGTATGTTGAGATGCCCCAGGTACGGCAGTTCCTGCTGAAGAATCTGGTGCGGGTGCCCGAAGGGGAGCCGGAAGCGGGAGGTGGCCTGTATCGCTGGCGCCTGAACCTGACGGTTATTGAAGCCTGTTATCCGAATCTGGCGCTGGCTCCTGAAGGCGACGGCCCCTTTAACGGACCGGTTCTGTTCCTCAAGGGAGAGGATTCTGCCTATATCCAGGACAAGCACTGGGACGAGATCCGTCGTTTGTTTCCTGCCGCGGAACTTCAAATCATCGAAGGCGCCGGGCACTGGTTGCATGCGGAGAAAACGGACGCATTCGAGGCTATGTGTCGCCGCTTCCTGAAACAGTGA